Proteins encoded within one genomic window of Bemisia tabaci chromosome 2, PGI_BMITA_v3:
- the LOC109044152 gene encoding uncharacterized protein — protein MEDLLNFLLQPLLSFVNYAMLDDGSSLVADLKQLIDETVGRTSYILVAIFSCLLFLNALLLATVVCFYQEFQKNCNEAFALFHDKFGKRPEPLTSAHQPKLMRHHAKSDTEVR, from the exons ATGGAGGACTTGCTCAACTTCCTGCTGCAGCCTTTGCTGAGCTTCGTCAACTACGCCATGCTCGACGATGGCTCCTCTCTCGTGGCCGACCTCAAACAGCTGATCGACGAGACCGTCGGACGCACCAGCTACATCCTCGTCGCCATCTTCTCCTGCCTCCTCTTCCTCAACGCTCTCCTCCTCGCCACCGTCGTCTGCTTCTATCAAG AGTTCCAGAAAAACTGCAACGAGGCTTTCGCGCTGTTTCACGATAAGTTCGGGAAGAGACCGGAGCCGCTGACGAGCGCCCACCAACCCAAGCTCATGAGGCACCATGCTAAATCCGATACGGAAGTCCGGTAG